The nucleotide window GACCCGCTCACCACCTCAGAGCCTCTAGCATCTTTCTGCATTTATCCTTAGGGCAGACATGTTTTGGAACCAGGTTATCATGTCTGGTTAGGAGAGATAGGAGACATGAGGCCCAGCTCAGCCCAACTGGAGGTGGCGCCCTGAGCAAGGCGGCAATTGTCTCACCCCACTGGCATAGGTGCAGACCAGTGCTCTGGCACACACTGGTATGTACACCAACTCAGAAACACTATTCTGCAATCAACTCTGACACAGAAATAAACTCGGGGAACTAAGAAGCAGACTGAAGAACTTTCTCTAAGCTCTCTCATTTCATTTATTAAACTGTTCTCAAAACTAATGAGCAATATCAATAAGCATATGATGTTGACTGGAGATCACAAAGTATTAAGACTTCAGAGGTGAGGATCACTTAGAAAGAGTGAGCCTGAATATCCCTTCTCTCTCAGCCTAAGGGCCAACTTGTTTAGAGGTCGAAGCAGGCTTGCCTGCAAAGAGAATTATGAGTGTGCCACATTCCAGCACGTTGTATTTAACAGATGAAGCTAGACATAACAGATTCCATTTTTCATTATGTAATTTTCATGGCCTTTTCTAGTAGGCAGGCGACAGGTGTGACCATGCTGTATGTGCACAAACTGTCTTGATCTCTCCAGAATCACTTACATGAAATTCTGAGTAATTCCTCAATTCCAGATGGAATTTTGGGGTTTTAAGTAAAGATAAAGTAGTAAAACTGGAGGCATAAAAGGAGATAAGCTgttaagaaaaacagaaaggacaaACTGACCAGGACCTGACTGCCAGTAGAGAACTGTGCTTCCTCAGGGGGCCACAATAAGGATTTTAAGTCATCCATGGAATGCAGCTTACTCATTGTCCACAAGGTAGAAACAACAGCTCAATTTCTACACTCTTACAACTCGCCATGACTCCTGGGAGCCTCATGCCTACTGACTCAATGATGTTCTAGTCAGACATATGATCCCGTGACATTTTACACAACCTGTGCTGTAAAGTGTACTACTACTCAACAAAACAGCGAGATGCCTCCCTATCTATTCAAATAAACATTTCACAATGGTCCTCAAGGGAACACCTAAGGCAGAGTCACTTTCCTGAACTATTGCAAAAGACTCAGTGGTGTGACCCTCTGGGAACTCCCACTTTCTCTCTTGCAGTGTTTCAATGTCTTATGTCCTTTGTAAATTCTTTTTACCCAGCTATGTCTTTAACCTTCTGTTTCCCATGACGTAGGAAATCTTTGGATACACAGCAATTCCCTTTACTCCTTCCTCTTCTGgaagtaattttttgttttgttttgtttttccaagacagggtttatctgtgttgtcttggctgtcctggactcattttgtagaccaggctggcctcaaactcacagagatccacctgtctctgcctcctgagtgataacAAAACTTTTTGAgaagcaataagataattaaaattacgcttaaaaaaattataggttcagaggaaacagagaacaacttaaaaattatttgggCTGGCATCAATTTGGGCACCAAGTTATATCCCTAAGAGGCTTTCATCAAAGTTTCCAACCCAAGAAATTTACTTCCTTTCAGCTGTCTAAGTTGTGGATCGAAATACTAGTGTCTTGTTAAGCCTCTTTGTATTTTccttgaagaaagagaaaaaaagaaagctcgGCAATAAAAAACCCAGGGCACATCACTATTCTACCATTGAACTTACACTCTCAACCCTGTTATTTAGCTGGGTTGTCTTgaatagttgtacaagtttacaacgGATGATGTAATTATTTGATGAAAATGCCTGTTAGGATTTTAGTGGTAAGTTTTTAATTCTAAAGTAAAATatcataaaacaaaaaagtaaaatccATGACAGCCAAGCCTTTCTACTTGGTCTTAAAGTACAAACTCCTCCATAGAGAGGACAAATTTTAGTCTTCCTCAAAGAAATGGAGCAATCGACCCTCTGGCTCCTTCATACAGCCTGGCAGGCACAGTACAGGTATGAAACTGGCTGTGCAGTGCGGTGCCTGGAGCAGCAGCGATCGCAGAACCGTAGGCCCCACCGGCCCCACCAAGCCCGTCTGGAATCTACAGCCTCTGACTAAGTATCCAGTACTTCCACCATTGACCTATACCCCTAGTTTGGAAATCTAAACTTTACTAAGACCTCTCTGTGAGTGAGGTGTCCATCAAAGACTTAATAACTATTTTAGGGCTGCAAGATGGCTTAAAGGGAAGGGCACTCGCCAACAAGCCTGATGACTAATCTTCATCCTGAAGACCTATGTGGTAGAAAAACAGAATGCACTCTccacagttgtcttctgacctctacacgtgTGCTGTGGTTTGCACATGCCCACCCACATACAGATGTACAcacaaataactttaaaaaggaCAGAACTGTTCCACGCGATAGCCAAGGGTGCTCTCCTTGAGACTGAGCACTGCAGTGCAGTTTGATGGAGGCTCTGAGCTCAGACCGACCACTAAACAGCCACTTCTCAGAGTTGCTGTGAGGACCGAATGGGATCCAGCAAGCTCTCGTTATCTGGGCTGAGCGCACCTCCCAGACTTTATCCTGCACTACTTTCTGTTTGCATATTGCATTTCAGCCATGCCAACCACAGAAAGAGCATGCCACTTCTGCTTTAGGATCTCACACAACTTTCTTACCCACGTAGAATTCCCTGCCATGTGATCTCTGCATGTCCAGCTTGTTACTCAGACCTCAGCCCAAGTATCATCTTTACAGTGAGACCATCTTGGACTCAGGATCTTCTTTTGTGAACTTGACCTAAACTGAGTCGTCTGGAAAGAGGAAACCTCACTTGAGAAGACTCCCTCTATTAGACTGCCTGTGGGCAAGTCCataggggcattttcttgactaatgtgGAACGGCTCAGGACACTGGGAGCAGTGCCACTTCTGGGAAAGGTAATCCTGGGTTGTATAATTGAGGCTGAACGAGCCACAAAGAAccagtcagtaagcagcatttctccatggcctctgcttcaggtcCTCCCTCCAGGTTCCCACCGTGACCTCCCTTAATGGATTATGCCTAGGATgtctaagccaaataaaccctttcctcccaagttgcttttggtcatatttTACTGTAGTGATAAAAAGCAAACTAGGAGAGAATGGAGTGGGCTATTGCTGGGACAGACCTGACCATATTGTTGGGAGGATTATGGGAAGTGTGTGAAACTACGGTATGGAAAAGCTACTATACACTCAAAAGATTAATAGGCTGTTCTGTGGGCGCTTGGGAGAAAGCTGAGAGCAGTACAGACCATGGCAGCCTGAACTGTGAAGTTAGAGGAAAGTCTGAGAATCTCTCAAAGAATCTGGTAGGGCTGTTCATATAATATTCTGTATATAAGTCTGTGGtttctggtcagctggggctaaAGAATCAGCTGTTATTAACAAGACTGGGTGCCGCTGAGATAAAATCTGGAAGTACTCCTTAATgatcagcacacagaagctgtggtccagCAGAGTGCATCTCGGACTTGTGGCCAAACCTGGCACATGCACGAGGATTCCATGTGTACTGGCCAGGCAATATGGAAGCTGCAGGACTGAAGGGTactggagagcagctgaggcctgGCACTGTAAGAGGCCAAGTGGTAAAGATAGTCTCAGGTGCAGTAGAGTGCAACCTACTGGAGACGCCAGGACTGTGGGATGACTAGCAATGGCTGTAGCAGGTTATGCGCTGACGCTGGCTTGAGCCTGAGACAGAGTACCTGTGCTGTGCGTGGACGGCAAGGCTGGAGAAGCAGAACTGCCTAAGCTTTGAAGACCAGATCTGAGTGAGCAAATCCCAGATACTGCACACAGATTTACCTCGTGGAATAAGAAGCATGCAACTTACTGTTGGTTTTATAGGAacctaacttttaaatttttagagACTTTGAACACTTTAATAAAGACTGAACTTACAAGTGAATTTTAAGACTACAGGACTTATAAAGGTAGATGTGTTTCATATTATATCAGTATTATCTTGGGAATAAACAAAGGTTATAGTTTAATAGCAGTATAGTAATAAGCGCGTCAAATTGAAAAGGAGCCAATTGtgccaggttttttgtttctttgttttgtcaacttgatacaaagtAGACTCCTCTGGGAAAAGGgactctcagttgagaaaatgcccctgtAGGCAAGTTTACAGGGACTTTTTctggattaatgattgatgtacgAAGGCCTAGACAACTAGAGGCAGTGTTGTCCTTGGACAGGTGGTCCTGAATTGCTAGGAAAGaagactgagcaagccacgaaGTGGTAagaagcactcctccatggcctcagcttcagtttctgcctccaggttcctatctgagatcctgccctgacttccatcaATGATGAATTTGATATGGACATATAAGCAAAACAAATCCTCTCCTCCCCTAAGCTGtttttgattatgttttattGCAGTGATAGAACACAAACTAGGAAAACCACAAATCTGCCCACTCTGATGAGTCACCCTAATTCTCGGCAAGGGACTTAGCACACTCTGTGAGCAGGAACAAGGAATATTTAATTCAGGATTGTAACCCGGATGCCGTCAGCTGTGCCTCTCACTGTCTGCCCAATGCACATCTGTTTAATGGAGAGGATAAAGTTACCCTGGAGAATACACCTTACTTGAATGTTAAATGCTTTTGTTTAAAGAGaaccttcctttcttttcactACTGGATTCTCTTGGCAGTGATAGAAATGTCACTTGTTTACTCTCTGGTCatattatgttaagtgaaaaatCTGCactggctgggcatggtagctttaatcccagctatagggaggtagaggaaggcTGATCTTTTGAGTTCAACCCAGTGTAGTCTACGtagtgagtccagggcagtcacaactaccctgtctcagaaagaaagaaaaaaagaaaagaagagaagagaagagaagagaagagaagagaagagaagagaagagaagagaagagaagagaaaaaaagaaaaggaaggaaggcaggaaggcaggaagagataCACAGGCTGCTTCATCAACTCATGAGCTATCTGTCTTCCCTTCAAGTGTCTTTGTGAAGCAGTTCACATTAGGTCATGTTATACATATCCCTGGATACTGCTGAAATTCAACTTAGGGCAGTAAATGATGATGCTCTGTCCAGTTGCTGGATCATCGACAGCCAGATGGCCTGGAGGCTTGCTGGGCAAAGCTGccaaagacacaggaagaatcTACTTCATTAGACACCAAGCTGAGAACTGTCCAAAGACTCCTACCACAAGCCTGACATTTAACAGTGGTTTAGTTAGCTGTTAAGTTTCTTCAGTTATGCATGAAAGAAATTTGTTCTTAAGTTCAATATTTCAGATTTCAAAACAATAGGTCACACATTAATAATGTACAGAAGCAGACCACAACTGTTTGCTTTAATCTGCTCATATTGTCTACTAGGAAGACTACAGGAATTCTCCCATCACATCAAGTTATGCCCAATTCGTCTCCCCATCACAAGTATGGCAGAGAAGCCTCTTCATGACCTCTCCTGAGCtcaataaaaaatagaaaaagaaaaggcacacACCTGACAGCTGATTTATTTGCTGAGTTTACAGAGCAAGGGCCCCATCTGTTGGTACTGGCTGAAACAGGAAGTTAAGAGAAGGGTATGGTGATGAAGGGAATCCTGCATTGACTCCTCCATGTCCAAGTAATACACATGTTGCTCAGCAAAGCCTACTGCATGGAGCATGACTTCATTATTCTCAGGCAGGAAAGGAGATGGAGTTTCTGCCACTGTCCATGATCCCATGTCCTGAGGCTTGTCTGTTTTATATTAACTGAACAGCTCCAGAAGCAACAAGAGGTGCAATGGTTTTATACCGGATCAAGTGCTGCGAGCCCTCCTCCAAGTCAATAACATAGtctctggaagaggaggagacGTTTTACATATGGAGTTTAGCTGATTCTCCATGGGGaagacacacatgtactcacCTCTGCTCGTCCGCTTCTGGTTCTACTAGTATGTTTTCTTGTCGTTCTTTCACTCTCAGAAACACATATGAATCTAGATCTGGTTTGGGAACtgccaggaaaacaaaaatgtaatCATAAAACACCTAACATGTTCAACGAAAGTCACTGGGGTTAATGTCATCGAGACTTGTGATATAAGGGGAGATGTGAGGGAGGTCTGGCTCTTTATAGAAACTACTCATTCAACAAATGACATAGACTTACGACGTGTAGAGGATTCTATGTAGCAGTTTCCTACTTTGAAAAGGGTCTATTCTAAGAACCCCAGTGAATAGTACTGAATCATATATGCACGTACCTAAAAGCTTTAACAGCACTAATCATAATAGAGTAATTATACTGTAATAAAAGTCAATGTGGCTTCTCCCCACCCTTATGCTTGTGAAGGTACAATGCCTATACGATGAAGGTAAATTACTTAGACATTGTGAAATAATTGGGCCACTGCTTTTCCACAAGTACTGAGGTATACTGTCAGTTATCTGGCAAGATTTCATAATACTGGTCAGAACAGTGCAGAATTAAAAAGTATTTCTTAGGTATTTATtccatgtatatgagtgtttgtctgAATGGATGTATATGTACCGCCTACATGCAGTGCCCATAGAGACCGTAAGAGGCCATTGGCTCCCTTGGAACTTGAGTTCATAGAGCAGgtctgaactgccatgtggatatGGAACTGAATCCAGGTTTTCTACAAgagtagcaagcactcttaaccagtgGGCTATTTCTCTGGTCCTAACAGTGCAGGATTTAAAAACTTACAAGTTATTTTTAGAATTGTCCACTTTGTACTTTTAGGTCATGGATGACCAATAGGTAACAAATCTTGAAAAGTGAAACCACAGATGAGTGGTTAGATATTACGGAAGTTACAAACAGGTAAAACACGTCTTTCCAGATGAGGAGGTAACTGAGCCATTAGTGAAGCCTCATATTTGTGGTGGACGCAGTTAAGGATGTGGAAAAAAGCAGCAGGTGTGAGCTCTAAAGAAAAGCCCAGGATTTAAGCAGACGTGATGTTGGGATGCCACACAAAGGCTGAGGTAGAAACGTACATGACGATCTAGGGCCTTATCTAAAGGAAAGCTTGGTTCACATGGTCACAGTGACTATTAGACAAAGGACTCTGCTCTTAACCCTGAGGACTCTCTCAATGGTTACAGCTAGGAAATGCTGCCACCCTTCTACCACCACTGGCCAACATCTGTCAGTGTGTGTCACAGATTGGACTGTGTTCAATGGCTCTCTGCTCCTGGAGTTATGGCAGACTCAGTGAAACAGTTGATTTAGAATGCTACATAGTGGTTTGTTCCAAGTCCCACAGGCTAAAGTGTATTCCTTTGAAAGTCACATATGCAAGTTGTCACTTGTATTTAGAATGAGACCGTGGAGGAAGGTATTGAAGTTTAAATGAGGCCATTGGGGTGGGTCCTAGGTCAGTCTGACCAATGCTCTTCTAAGAGGATATGAAGACACAGAAGGTCCAAGTGATTTTAAGAGGAGGCCGGAATGCCTGCTTCTTCCCTTTGGCCATGTAGGACACACAGAGGAATCATGAAGTTCTTACTAGTGACTTCATCTTGGACTTCCAACTGCCACAACTGTGAGCTGTTCCAATACACTAGGATGGTGTTCCATACCGCAGGACCCCTGCTGCAGCATGTGCTGGGGCAAGGGGTAAGCGATCAGGGCGCTGCTGTATGCGAGGCCAAGGAACACTGAGCTCAGTAGACAAGGTGGGATCTGGTCTCCTAGACAAAGGTTTAATTTGGTCTGGCAGTTTTGTCTCATTAGACTTAACTATAGCAGGCTGAGGGATAAGTATTTCACTGAAAACTCTCAAAAGCTCAGCTGGCAGATTTTCACAATAGAGCTGAAAAACACTTTCTAGGGGCAGAAAACTGTTTCCTAGCCTCCTATATAGCCACAACACTTTGACACTTATGAAACCTGTGCGACCTGCttccccagagctcagaaaagcCCAGGATGGTCCCAGATGCTCAGAAAGTTTATGACTGAATAAATGAAGAGTCTGTATCTGGAGTAACAGCTATAAGTCCAATCCAACTTTGTGGACACAAAAGTAATGCTGAAACTTTAACCTTGACATAtatttttgattacttttgtttttaaccagaacctttcctctttccttctattatcttgtTCCTTATCTGCATACCTATTTTTCCACACTGATGAAAGAGAACAAACTCTCAGGTATCTCAAGATGTCTGGGATGGACATTATGGTCCTGATCTTCATCTGGAAAAGGCAGCTCTGCTTACCTGCCCTCAAGAAGTCCACTTTCTGCAGGTTGGGAGGCATGTGTTTTAAggcaacatttttaaaataggtCTCTGTGTGATCCATATACCTGCAACAAAGATGTCAAATTGCTGTGGTGTGCACAAATAGGAGCCACCAAGATTATAAGGCTTTGATAACTGTGTATGAGGCCCATGCTTGAAGCCAAGCACAGAAGCACAAAAATTTTACATTTCTTGTTCACTTACTCTTTGGCAAAAGCAAACTCCTCTGGAGAAAGGATGGAAGGTTCCCCCACTGGGCGCGTTTTCTCCTTCTCTAGAATGTGAGGGAAAAACTTCTCTATCTGCgaagataaataaaaatcatgaaaGTTCATCACTCAGGGCTCACATGcttgctgctcctcctcctcctcttttttttttggcagtgttGGGGATTGACCTCAGTGCCTTGTATATACTAGTctagtgctctgccactgagctacccaagacccagttttgttttgtttatatgcttgtgtgtgttcatgtgtgtgtgtgtggagggggctAAAATTATATATCTGCATATACATATAAGCCAGTAGATAACCTTGGGTTTCATTCCTCAAGCATCATTGACCACATTTTTGGAGATACTGTCTCTTAGTGGCCTGGAACATGCTGAATGAGGTTGTTGCTAATCTTAAAGCTGACAAGAAAGGGTTACAgaaattgctcagtggttaagagcaaaggacctaggttcaattcccagcactcacatacagctcacaacaatctgtaacttcagttcccagGCATCCAATTGTACCCTCTTACCTCCATGGGTACCAGACACGGACACTGTGAAAAGACTTATACGCAGGTGAAACTCCCATGCATATAAAATTATCAACAGCAGCAACAGTAAAACTGACAAGAAGctaggagtgtggctcagtggcagagagaATGtccagcatgtgcaaggcccagTCCCCCAAGCACTAAGGGGTTAATAAATCACACAAACAGCAAGCTTCCAAAAGTCCAAACAAAGATACATTCCAAGACCCCCAAAGGAAGACAGTTCAAAGAGGAGAGCTTTTGGTAAAGAGCTTCTGAAAAC belongs to Meriones unguiculatus strain TT.TT164.6M chromosome 4, Bangor_MerUng_6.1, whole genome shotgun sequence and includes:
- the Gins4 gene encoding DNA replication complex GINS protein SLD5 isoform X2, yielding MSEVLDLHGQDSDGGSEEVVLTPAELIERLEQAWMNEKFAPELLENKSEIVECVMEQLEHMEENLRRAKKGDLKVSIHRMEMERIRYVLSSYLRCRLMKIEKFFPHILEKEKTRPVGEPSILSPEEFAFAKEYMDHTETYFKNVALKHMPPNLQKVDFLRAVPKPDLDSYVFLRVKERQENILVEPEADEQRDYVIDLEEGSQHLIRYKTIAPLVASGAVQLI
- the Gins4 gene encoding DNA replication complex GINS protein SLD5 isoform X3 translates to MERSPCIVFRAFLIFQLVVFSAWMNEKFAPELLENKSEIVECVMEQLEHMEENLRRAKKGDLKVSIHRMEMERIRYVLSSYLRCRLMKIEKFFPHILEKEKTRPVGEPSILSPEEFAFAKEYMDHTETYFKNVALKHMPPNLQKVDFLRAVPKPDLDSYVFLRVKERQENILVEPEADEQRDYVIDLEEGSQHLIRYKTIAPLVASGAVQLI
- the Gins4 gene encoding DNA replication complex GINS protein SLD5 isoform X1, which encodes MSSPALVPGSETMSEVLDLHGQDSDGGSEEVVLTPAELIERLEQAWMNEKFAPELLENKSEIVECVMEQLEHMEENLRRAKKGDLKVSIHRMEMERIRYVLSSYLRCRLMKIEKFFPHILEKEKTRPVGEPSILSPEEFAFAKEYMDHTETYFKNVALKHMPPNLQKVDFLRAVPKPDLDSYVFLRVKERQENILVEPEADEQRDYVIDLEEGSQHLIRYKTIAPLVASGAVQLI